The DNA region CGCCAACGCCGACCGGCTGGTCGCGCTGATCGGCAATGCGTTGACTGAAGCCGGTGTGGCACACCAGATTCCGCGCGCCGGCAACATGTTCAGCGTGTTCTTCGGTGATCAGCCGGTCACCGATTTCGGCTCGGCCCGGGCCACCGAGACGTGGCGATTCCCGGCGTTCTTCCATGCCTTGCTCGACGCCGGGGTGTACCCGCCGCCCAGCGCCTACGAAGCATGGTTCGTCTCCACCGCACTCGATGACGACGCCTTCGACCGCATCGCCGCGGCGCTGCCCGGCGCCGCCCGCACCGCTGCGAAGGTGCAGAAACCCGCATGACCGACGCCTCCGACGCCGCATCGACCAAGACCGTCGTGCACGTGATGCGCCACGGCGAGGTGCACAACCCCGACAAGATCCTCTACGGCCGGCTGCCCGACTATCACCTCTCCGAGCGCGGTCAGGCGCAGGCCCAGGCCGTCGCGGAGTGGCTGGCCCACCGCGACATCGCCCACGTGGTGGCCTCCCCGCTGGAGCGGGCGCAGGAGACGGCGGCCCCGATCGCAGCCCGGCACGGCCTGGACATCGTCACCGACGACGAGCTGATCGAATCCCTGAATGTGTTTCAGGGGCAACGGGTGTCGCCGGGTGACGGTGCGCTGCGCGACCCGCGCAACTGGTGGCATCTGCGTAATCCGCGCACCCCGTCCTGGGGTGAGCCCTATGTCGACATCGCCGCGCGGATGCGCCGCGCGCTGCACCGGGCGCGCCTGACTGCCGCCGGCCACGAAGCAGTGTGTGTGAGTCACCAGCTTCCGGTCGAGACGCTGCGGCGCGCGATGACCGCCCGCCCGCTGCACCACTTCCCGACCCGGCGGTTGTGCAATCTGGCGTCGGTCACCTCGTTCTACTTTCACGGAGAGGCGTGTGTCGGCTGGGGGTACGCGGAGCTGGCCGGGCAGTGAGTCGGCTGGTGGCCCTGAGGCGTGCGTTGGTGACGGCGTGCGCGGCCACCTTCGTGCTCGCCGGTTGTGCCACCGGCAGCGACGCCGTCGCCCAGGGCGGCACCTTCGAGTTCGTCGCCCCCGGCGGCCAGACCGACATCTTCTACGATCCGCCGGCTGAGCGGGGTAGGCCGGGTCCGCTGTCGGGTCCGGACCTGATGGACACCGACCGGACGCTCTCGCTCGACGACTTCGCCGGTCAGGTGGTCGTCATCAACGTGTGGGGGCAGTGGTGCGGGCCGTGTCGCACCGAGATCACCGAGCTGCAGCAGGTGTATGAGGCCACCCGAGACCAGGGTGTGGCGTTCCTCGGAATCGACGTGCGCGACAACAACATCGACGCTCCCCGTGACTTCATCATCGATCGCGGTGTGACGTTCCCGTCGATATACGATCCGCCGATGCGCACCCTGATCGCCTTCGGCGGTCGATACCCGACCACCGTCATCCCGTCGACGGTGGTGCTCGACCGGTCGCACCGTGTCGCGGCGGTGTTCCTGCGGGAACTGCTGGCCCAGGACCTGCAACCGGTCGTCGAACGGTTGGCTGCCGAGCAGTGAACCTCGA from Mycobacterium sp. SMC-4 includes:
- a CDS encoding histidine phosphatase family protein; this encodes MTDASDAASTKTVVHVMRHGEVHNPDKILYGRLPDYHLSERGQAQAQAVAEWLAHRDIAHVVASPLERAQETAAPIAARHGLDIVTDDELIESLNVFQGQRVSPGDGALRDPRNWWHLRNPRTPSWGEPYVDIAARMRRALHRARLTAAGHEAVCVSHQLPVETLRRAMTARPLHHFPTRRLCNLASVTSFYFHGEACVGWGYAELAGQ
- a CDS encoding TlpA disulfide reductase family protein; its protein translation is MSRLVALRRALVTACAATFVLAGCATGSDAVAQGGTFEFVAPGGQTDIFYDPPAERGRPGPLSGPDLMDTDRTLSLDDFAGQVVVINVWGQWCGPCRTEITELQQVYEATRDQGVAFLGIDVRDNNIDAPRDFIIDRGVTFPSIYDPPMRTLIAFGGRYPTTVIPSTVVLDRSHRVAAVFLRELLAQDLQPVVERLAAEQ